A genomic stretch from Vicia villosa cultivar HV-30 ecotype Madison, WI unplaced genomic scaffold, Vvil1.0 ctg.001462F_1_1, whole genome shotgun sequence includes:
- the LOC131635285 gene encoding THO complex subunit 7A-like encodes MLGRVRKVSGRGEPVAANYAFGPSEDDVIIKHRLLTRTTTTRGEPPLKKLQKKFTSFVSEVDKDEDNYNDCEKLARAFLQELTTFEIPLLKSKAIVEANVREKDNFNELKDEMNRQILQAQVDIEDHKKKLEESKVERRHKEECEAIRKLIALQPPRCETQKVITELEKEIAALDAENTAGSRLLELRKKQFSLLLHVVDELQNTIEEDQKSLMEEMRIATEELKNGIEDTSGGSEAMAVDH; translated from the exons ATGCTGGGAAGAGTGAGGAAGGTTTCAGGTCGTGGTGAACCAGTTGCAGCAAACTACGCATTCGGTCCTTCCGAAGACGATGTAATTATCAAACACAGGCTTCTTACCCGTACAACAACCACTCGAGGTGAACCTCCGTTGAAGAAGCTTCAAAAGAAGTTCACCTCGTTCGTCTCCGAGGTAGATAAAGACGAAGATAACTACAACGACTGTGAGAAGCTTGCTCGAGCTTTTTTGCAGGAGCTTACTACATTTGAGATTCCTCTTTTGAAGAGTAAAGCTATTGTCGAGGCTAATGTTAGGGAGAAGGATAATTTCAATGAGTTAAAAGATGAGATGAATCGCCAGATCTTGCAGGCGCAGGTTGATATTGAGGATCATAAGAAGAAATTGGAGGAGAGTAAGGTGGAGAGACGGCATAAAGAGGAGTGTGAGGCGATTAGGAAGTTGATTGCTTTGCAGCCGCCGAGATGTGAGACGCAGAAGGTTATAACTGAGTTGGAGAAGGAAATAGCGGCGTTGGATGCGGAGAATACTGCTGGTTCGAGATTGTTGGAGCTTCGGAAGAAGCAGTTTTCACTTTTGTTGCATGTG GTGGACGAGTTGCAGAATACTATAGAGGAAGACCAAAAGAGTCTAATGGAGGAGATGAGAATAGCAACCGAGGAGCTTAAGAATGGGATAGAGGACACAAGTGGCGGGTCGGAAGCAATGGCAGTTGATCATTAA